In Lysinibacillus sp. FSL M8-0337, the following proteins share a genomic window:
- a CDS encoding InlB B-repeat-containing protein gives MNNQKQFRLSVVLLVVVTISIVLFFGGSAKAATSDVLDQEQTSYSGNVWVNSDYPRYQTFTPFYSGQLSKIDICIFDSMSSPGALKVSIYKEGDLSTPLGSAQLASFGSGWTSVDFSSILPYLTRETMYRMVVSTENGGSAGFGWFTSHNDAYLRGYAPAIGIDFTFKTYMIPDYALSPTESQVTINNTSLVADGTSQTTVTIQLKDAQGNNITTGGEAVTIASSLGTVSAVTDHNNGTYTATLTAPTTIGTGSISASVGGSAIPTTASVQFVSGPPSLAKSTVTVNDNSLLADGISQTTVTVKLKDAQGNDVTTGGATVSILSTLGTIGTVTNHNNGTYTATLTAPSTAGTSTISATVNGNAIAATTSVQFTPKPAQTVDATVASNTPTVGSDNMITLSVKNALGDIDTTFNGIKNVTIFGYNQAPNGSIGHLNGQPLTSSSQLVALGFTNGVATVSLKLNAATTQSIGFIVLGVSTATTNSLTITPVAGSAASMKVTTDLKAPTINGGIFSQQPVVTLYDAYENISVNDYTKVITVAKKDAGAWMLTGTLTAKANAGIVSFSDLGSVNAANVSGAQLSFDATGLGQITSSAVTLLPKPFTVSFDVNGGSPVIDLTISYGDKIIAPTAPTKAGYTFAGWYKDAPLTTEWDFATETVTENTTLYGKWDANSYTLTFNTNGGTAVAPIPTTYGEKATAPTAPTKTGYTFAGWYKDAPLTTEWDFATETVTEDTTLYGKWDANSYTLTFNTNGGTAVAPIPTTYGEKATAPTAPTKTGYTFVGWYKDATMTSKWDFATETVTEDTTLYGKWEAKSYTVTFNTNGGTAVAPIPTTYGEKATVPTAPTKTGYTFSGWYKSDTLTTQWDFLIDVVTKDTTLYAKWFVNSSSGSDGQSSIPTTPSVPENPETPSKEPSNPVETPQTEPSKPEIEQEIIFSDVPKTHWAWEMIQDMTRKGIITGYPDKTFRPNDYIKRQHIAVMFARAFELEPIRETVPFKDVLPSHPYYEAITKLYQAGIVDGSNGEFHPDAFLTRAQMAKVLVEALQLTPDGTSHFKDVSPTHWSYNYIATLQQEGIALGDDGYFKPNDPMTRAQFVALMSRAMNR, from the coding sequence ATGAACAATCAAAAGCAATTTCGGCTATCGGTTGTATTACTTGTAGTAGTTACAATAAGTATAGTTCTATTTTTTGGGGGAAGTGCTAAAGCAGCTACTTCTGATGTTTTGGATCAAGAGCAGACGAGTTATTCTGGTAATGTTTGGGTTAATTCTGATTATCCACGCTATCAAACATTTACGCCTTTCTATTCTGGGCAACTAAGCAAGATTGATATATGCATATTTGATAGCATGAGTTCTCCTGGGGCATTAAAAGTAAGTATTTATAAGGAAGGGGATTTATCGACACCCCTTGGCTCTGCACAATTAGCATCATTCGGCTCGGGTTGGACATCGGTTGATTTTTCAAGCATATTACCATATTTGACGAGGGAAACGATGTATCGAATGGTTGTTTCTACTGAAAACGGTGGCAGTGCTGGTTTTGGGTGGTTTACAAGTCACAATGATGCGTATTTAAGAGGGTACGCCCCAGCAATTGGAATAGATTTCACTTTCAAAACGTATATGATTCCTGATTACGCACTATCCCCAACAGAGAGTCAAGTGACAATCAATAATACTAGCCTTGTAGCGGATGGGACAAGCCAGACGACTGTCACTATCCAGTTAAAAGATGCACAAGGAAATAATATTACTACTGGTGGAGAGGCTGTAACGATTGCGTCATCATTAGGAACGGTTAGTGCTGTGACAGATCATAACAATGGTACCTATACGGCAACTCTAACTGCTCCAACGACAATCGGTACTGGTAGCATCAGTGCAAGTGTCGGTGGTAGCGCGATACCAACAACGGCTAGCGTGCAATTTGTCTCAGGTCCACCATCATTAGCAAAGAGCACCGTTACTGTTAATGATAATTCGCTGCTCGCGGACGGAATAAGCCAGACGACTGTAACCGTGAAGTTGAAAGATGCGCAAGGAAATGATGTTACAACTGGTGGAGCGACAGTAAGTATATTGTCAACACTAGGGACAATTGGTACTGTCACAAATCATAACAATGGTACCTATACAGCGACTCTAACTGCTCCTAGTACTGCTGGTACGAGTACAATCAGTGCAACTGTTAATGGCAATGCCATTGCTGCCACGACTAGTGTACAATTCACTCCAAAACCTGCACAAACAGTGGACGCTACGGTGGCATCCAATACGCCAACAGTAGGTTCCGATAATATGATTACGTTATCTGTAAAAAATGCATTAGGAGATATAGATACAACATTTAATGGCATAAAAAATGTTACTATTTTTGGCTACAATCAAGCACCAAATGGTTCAATTGGTCACTTAAATGGACAACCATTGACTTCATCAAGTCAATTAGTCGCTTTAGGCTTCACGAACGGAGTAGCTACAGTGAGTTTGAAATTGAATGCAGCAACGACACAGTCAATCGGATTTATAGTGTTAGGTGTAAGCACAGCTACTACGAATTCGTTAACGATTACGCCAGTTGCGGGAAGTGCAGCTAGCATGAAGGTAACGACAGATCTTAAAGCTCCCACAATAAATGGAGGGATATTTAGTCAACAACCTGTAGTGACGCTTTATGATGCTTATGAAAATATAAGTGTCAACGATTATACAAAAGTTATAACCGTGGCGAAAAAAGACGCAGGCGCATGGATGTTAACGGGGACGCTAACAGCGAAAGCAAATGCGGGAATCGTCAGCTTTTCCGATTTAGGGTCAGTGAATGCAGCGAATGTTTCTGGCGCACAGTTATCATTTGACGCAACAGGACTAGGTCAAATAACAAGTTCAGCCGTTACATTATTGCCAAAACCATTTACGGTCAGCTTTGATGTCAATGGTGGAAGTCCAGTAATAGACTTAACCATTTCTTATGGCGACAAAATCATTGCACCAACAGCGCCAACGAAAGCAGGTTATACATTTGCTGGCTGGTACAAGGATGCACCGTTGACTACGGAGTGGGATTTTGCGACCGAAACAGTGACAGAGAATACAACGTTGTATGGGAAATGGGACGCAAATAGTTATACGCTGACATTTAACACAAATGGCGGCACTGCGGTAGCCCCAATCCCTACAACATATGGCGAAAAAGCAACCGCCCCAACAGCGCCAACGAAAACAGGTTATACATTTGCTGGCTGGTACAAGGATGCACCGTTGACTACCGAGTGGGATTTTGCGACCGAAACAGTGACAGAGGATACAACGTTGTATGGGAAATGGGACGCAAATAGTTATACGCTGACATTTAACACAAATGGCGGCACTGCGGTAGCCCCAATCCCTACAACATATGGCGAAAAAGCAACCGCCCCAACAGCGCCAACGAAAACAGGTTATACATTTGTTGGCTGGTACAAGGATGCAACGATGACTTCTAAGTGGGATTTTGCGACCGAAACAGTGACAGAGGATACAACACTGTATGGGAAATGGGAAGCAAAAAGCTATACGGTGACATTTAACACAAATGGTGGTACTGCGGTAGCCCCAATCCCTACAACATATGGCGAAAAAGCAACAGTCCCAACAGCGCCAACGAAAACAGGTTATACGTTTTCGGGCTGGTATAAGAGCGATACTTTGACAACACAATGGGACTTCCTGATAGATGTGGTGACAAAAGATACAACGCTCTATGCAAAATGGTTTGTAAATAGTTCATCTGGTAGCGATGGTCAATCTTCGATACCAACAACGCCGTCTGTACCAGAGAATCCAGAAACGCCATCAAAGGAACCAAGTAATCCTGTGGAAACGCCACAAACTGAGCCATCAAAACCAGAGATCGAGCAAGAAATTATTTTCTCTGATGTTCCGAAAACGCATTGGGCATGGGAGATGATTCAGGACATGACGAGAAAAGGAATTATTACTGGCTATCCAGATAAAACATTTCGTCCGAATGATTACATTAAACGTCAGCATATTGCCGTTATGTTTGCACGTGCTTTTGAGCTAGAACCAATACGTGAGACGGTACCATTTAAGGATGTTTTGCCGAGTCATCCATATTATGAAGCTATTACGAAATTGTATCAGGCAGGGATTGTCGATGGTTCAAATGGAGAATTTCATCCAGATGCCTTTCTGACTCGTGCCCAAATGGCTAAAGTACTTGTAGAAGCGTTACAGCTAACACCAGATGGTACAAGTCATTTTAAAGACGTGTCACCGACACATTGGAGTTACAACTATATAGCGACCTTACAACAAGAAGGAATTGCATTAGGGGATGATGGCTACTTTAAACCAAATGATCCTATGACACGGGCACAATTTGTTGCATTGATGTCCCGTGCGATGAATCGCTAA
- the gpsB gene encoding cell division regulator GpsB, translating to MDIKLTSKMILEKEFKKNFKGYNVEEVDSFLDEIIQDYESFEKVVAQLREENRQLKEEIENIPKRQPQPAASAAGTTNFDILKRLSNLEKHVFGSKLYE from the coding sequence ATGGACATTAAATTAACTTCAAAAATGATTCTTGAAAAGGAATTTAAGAAAAATTTTAAAGGCTATAATGTAGAAGAGGTCGATTCTTTTCTTGATGAAATTATTCAAGATTATGAATCGTTTGAAAAAGTAGTTGCTCAATTAAGAGAAGAGAATAGACAACTAAAAGAAGAAATCGAGAATATACCAAAGAGACAACCACAACCAGCCGCATCCGCAGCGGGTACAACCAACTTTGATATTCTAAAACGTCTTTCAAATTTAGAAAAACATGTATTTGGTAGTAAACTTTACGAATAA
- a CDS encoding ribonuclease H-like domain-containing protein — MSYENKILQMKKMLGKKVQKPVANEQSTYQKPVIPNYVNQWEKAGLTRIDNEFGIVFKRQVHYPFHYQHGHYPLQSFFDALIKWQSADFDHPYALDVDENVLFFDTETTGLKGVGTQIFLLGFLEVTKHDFVLTQYVLADPAHEAALLFESRLWQKTATIITYNGKSFDWPQLETRWTLNQKVLPKLRTQRQIDLLHSSKRLWKNDMERLKLKSVEEEKLGFSRVGDIPGHLAPIIYLDAVKSGVPDALMKVLVHNEWDLLSLITLYVHSTYLLFEQSSDESANTYTNIGKWYADLKKRPQSVNVLEKVTAQFDAREAGNAQFYLAMQLKKNKQYSEAVDAFVASLHFIEPRKKLQALEQLAIIYEHHLKDMKQALVYTLEGIQLITSTEDWRMEQKQKWEISWEKRLHRLGNKQ; from the coding sequence ATGTCTTACGAAAATAAAATACTACAGATGAAAAAAATGCTTGGAAAAAAGGTGCAAAAACCAGTCGCTAATGAGCAATCAACGTATCAAAAGCCGGTTATACCAAACTATGTGAATCAGTGGGAGAAAGCTGGTCTTACGCGTATCGATAATGAGTTTGGTATTGTTTTTAAGCGACAAGTACATTATCCTTTCCATTATCAGCACGGTCATTATCCATTACAGTCATTTTTTGACGCGCTAATTAAATGGCAATCCGCTGATTTTGATCATCCTTATGCATTAGATGTGGATGAAAATGTCCTGTTTTTTGATACAGAAACGACAGGATTAAAGGGTGTTGGAACACAAATTTTTCTTCTTGGTTTTTTAGAAGTGACCAAACACGATTTTGTATTAACACAATATGTCTTAGCTGATCCAGCACATGAAGCAGCCTTGCTGTTTGAGTCAAGGCTTTGGCAAAAAACAGCGACAATTATTACGTATAATGGCAAAAGCTTTGACTGGCCACAGTTAGAAACACGTTGGACACTCAACCAAAAAGTTTTACCTAAACTTCGTACCCAGCGCCAAATCGATTTATTGCATAGCTCGAAGCGATTATGGAAAAATGATATGGAGCGGTTGAAACTAAAATCAGTAGAAGAAGAAAAGCTTGGTTTCTCACGCGTTGGGGATATCCCAGGCCACTTAGCGCCAATTATTTACTTAGATGCTGTGAAAAGTGGTGTGCCAGATGCACTTATGAAGGTACTTGTTCATAACGAGTGGGATTTGTTGTCGCTCATTACCTTGTATGTTCATTCCACTTACTTATTATTTGAACAATCGAGTGATGAATCAGCCAATACCTACACGAATATCGGGAAATGGTATGCTGATTTAAAGAAACGTCCACAAAGTGTTAACGTTTTAGAAAAGGTAACAGCTCAATTTGATGCGCGTGAAGCGGGAAATGCCCAATTTTATCTTGCCATGCAACTTAAAAAAAATAAGCAGTATAGCGAAGCAGTTGATGCCTTCGTTGCTTCACTCCATTTTATAGAGCCACGAAAAAAGTTGCAGGCACTAGAACAACTAGCCATAATCTATGAGCATCACTTAAAAGATATGAAACAGGCCCTTGTTTATACATTAGAAGGCATACAACTGATTACTTCGACTGAGGATTGGCGAATGGAACAAAAACAAAAATGGGAAATTTCTTGGGAAAAGAGATTGCACAGATTAGGAAATAAGCAATAA